The genomic DNA GGTTTCCAACATGATCATGGGAAGTAATTCCCATTGACATCAGACATGGGATTTATGGTTGGGAAAGGGTTCCCAGGAATAGTAGCCTCTCTCTCTACCAAAAACTAACTTCGTTAAGCCATTCTTTAGGGAATTAATTTGTGGATATTGAAAGTTACTAAGGTTTCATCCATGGAAATGTTCTAGGGCATGGAAAACCTATTCAGTTATGCACTCAACTTTGCTGCGTTTCGAGGATAATTGTCCTGCTGAGTTGATGATTGAGGAAGATGCCAAAAGGTCTAAACAGGACAATGTTCAACTTGCTTTTACTCTTTTTCGTCGTCATTGTGTTATCGGGTAGTGCTAAATTCTATCCCAGTTAACCAAACAAGGAACATGAGCAGGCAGACTTATCATCACTTGACTACTGCATGGCGATCATTTAAagcattttcatatttcaaatttgcattttgagaaaaaaataaataagagaagAAACTGCAAGTCCGCAGTAACATTCGCTATGGTGAAGGTGAACGAACATTTGTTTAGTCTGCTCAAATGGAAGTCGATCAGTTCAAGGAGACAAACTAGAATGTATATGAGCTTCAAGGAGCAATGATGGTTTAGGAGTGGATTTCTGTAAGGTTCTGGCTTCTTAGTTTTCCTTTCTCACTTTCTGTGTACTTGGGAGTTGAAGGAAGCAACCACAACTACACTTGGAGAATGGAAAATTCACCCAGAGTTTACTACATTGAACAACCCCCCTAATAACTGATGGATTGTTCAAGGTGGTAAACCCTGGGTGAGAGCCATGCATCCTCCTGGTTGTTAATTATATGATCATATGCCATGGATGTCCAAGTCTTCTCATAACATCTAAATTGTCTCTGCAAATGCTATGGGGAAAACATTACATGTCGAGGTTGGTAAAGGAGCCAGTGCCTGACAAGAGGCCAGGGATTCAAAACATGGTGCAATTGCTGTTGGCAATGGTATCTAGGGCAATTAATGATATTGATCATGcaccaaaaataaaactagaaaacaaaaaaaaaattaggaagaaGTTGATCAACTTATAGTTTCAATTACTACATGCAACtggaattttctaaaataaaattgtccaaatatttatgaaatgaaAACCACTAAAAACTTCCCATATAAATTGTCCAACTGCAATATCGAAAAAACTTAATGAAATGAATAACGAGTTGTAAATGATTTATGATGCGAACTAATAGATTTTGAATGCACATCTGTAATTTGGTGGTTGGCATTGCaactgtttaattttttatactgacaataataataaattcctcaaaaagattttttttctaattatagtTCTAGCATTACTTGTATATATAGATGAGATACATGAAGGGTTGTCTTCTTAATTCATTTCCGTGACCCAGGGACTCTAATTAGCCACATTAACCTTGGGAACCCTAAGTTGAGATTATCAATCTCATATAGTAACAAAAACTGGATCATATATACTATTACTCATTCACATATGCATAAGATGCCTGTAAGAATGCAAGGTCTTCCTGCTAGCCAAGACATTGCCATTCATGAACACAAATTTCTAAGGACAATCAGATAACCTGATGCCATTTCAAAGGACATTGCCATGACAGACCTTACTGACTAGAAACAAATGACGCCCATCAAATCAAGTAAACTCAGCGCCATGGCATTAACACACGGCATTGTTGTGAGGAAATGGAAGTATATATATTACACAACAACACATTGTTTGTTAAGTGATTCCTTTATTTAGATTCAGCACCAATTTTCTTTTAACCCTAGAGATTAAAAACATGGCACAGCTATTTTAGCTAAAAATCAGGTAGGGCTTTGAgaaaatcccatttttcataTATTACAGTATATTATTATTCTATGCATgtgcaaccaaacagagcattaAATGCTAGTTGCATGAGTTTCAATAATGAACTTACTGTTATTTGTACATATCCAGCAAAGGCCAATTGCTGTCATTCTCAGAaccattatttcattttaattaatggATAAGTTCTGCCCATAAAGTAAAGATATATAACTACTTTTTCAGTTACCTATAGACGTTGGACATAGATAGTGCCAGACTGCTGCCACGGCTACTGCCTGAATCTAAGATAATTTAACAAATACGAAAACTAACACTACAAATTGAAATAACAACCATGAATAAATGCAACTGCCCCAGAAGGGAAATGACGTGAtgcttttctttccttttgctcAGATTCCAACTAGGGTGTCTCCTAATAGTCAGAGACTTCCAAGGCAAGCCAGGCTGATGATAGCCAATGAGAGTATGAAGGGAAACAATGCCAACTAAACACTATCTAATGCATGTGACTCACTAGTAGCCTAAAGAAATGAACTAGAATACAAGAGttatgatttgattttgattagcATTAAACCAAAATAGAAATCCTCGTTGGGATTTTTATATAGCGCATTCAACCATTAGAAATAAAGTTGTACTCATCACTCCTAATgttgaagattttaaaattgagaAAGTCACTAACCGTACATGTACATGTGAAATGTATAGCTAAAGAAAGAAACATTAGCTCAACAAAACAATGAGGAGTTATGATTTATCCATGAATGACAATAGAGTACAagatttataaagaaaaatatagtcattgatttcagttttaatttaaactaaaattagAACTGTGCTTTTTTCAGTTCCTAATAGAGGTAGGATTAATTAGTAAAGGGTCACTTGGAAGTGGATCTATCAATTATGTGCAGTACAATGTATGTTTGGGAAACTGCATAGAAAGAAAAGTCACGAGGTatggaaaataaatagaagagTTTAATATAGTAAGTACAAATTATGTAGCATCAATGCCCTTGAAGGACATTCTCATTTGACTTTTGGGTTAACGAGACAAGAAACAATTGAAGAGGAAgaacaaaagagaagaaagaaacgGGAGGAAATCAGTCTATGGAGCAAAATAGAGGATCACAAGAATAAAGAGATAAACATACTACCCGGTGATATAGCGAAAGGTAAACCCAAAACCTAGGGTTTGGAAATAAGTTTATGGGGAAGTAGAAGACTGTAAGCGTCTCAAAAAGGTGAGGGGACAAAAAAGAGGATTACATGGAGGGAATCCAGATTTAGATATTACCAATATATTAAGCTGTCGACTGGTCACACTCAATGTTGCCTTCATGCAAGACAACCAATCAATTTGTCCATAGACCAATcgtttcttttaaaataattagacACAGCTAAAGCCAATCAAGACTCTTTCAAAGCCCATggatggaagaaaagaaatcaggAGAAAGGGAAGAGACAGCTCATTTCCCTCATTAGAATAACAAGTAACCATGTCCAAACAAAGCCTCAAAAAACTAGGAAACCCCACCATCATAAGACACCAAAAACATCACTTCTTAAATATGTTCatgtatataatatacaaatatataataaatgggAAAGTGGGTAGGGggacaagaaaataaaaggtcACAATAAATGGGCCATGATATTAGATATCAATAAATACAAAAGGAGTTGACAGGCCGGGTTGAAAAGATTGACCTGCGTCTCTTCATCACAGAGAGAAACTCAGATTCTCCTTCTCTCTTCCCATCTCCGTTGCTCACTGCCACTGCATATGATCCATGATCATTGAAAGCCTACAAAACAAATATCACAAAACACCAGcatacaacatatatatatttatatttgtatataagagagagagagagagagagagagagagcgagcgAGCGAGTAAAGAGAGcaaagaagagaaaacaaaagcaaGTGAAGAAATGACAAATTAAGAAGATGATATAATCCAATAATCTCCATGAGTTTTAGTGAACTTTTGCTCGTCTTTCACCATCCATGAATAATATAGAAATATTTAGTTCATGAGCTAGCTAGTACTCATGGGAGTGGTGGTACATTGATGTGTCACAGCCACCTTGCGATCCATGTCGATTCATGGCTTCCCTCTGGTTATTGTGGCTAACATCATCTTCTCTATCCATTCTAGACCCCATTTGACCCGAACCCGTCGCACCGAGATTGAGATAAACCAACCTTGAATCCAGGTTTAGGCTAGCcatgttgctgctgctgctgctactGTGATGATCATCGCTCATTGGTGGGTAAATTGTAGTAGAAGAAGGAGCGTTTGCACTGCCTTCTTCCCGAGAAAGAACCAGAGCTGCGGATTGAACTAGCTCAAGGCAGAGCCTTAGCTTATTTGGTTCAATGTGTGTTAGCCCCGGAACAGCCCCTTTGAAGAGGAAATCAGAAGTTAGGGTTCGAAGTACGTCGAGAGGTGTGACACCATCCACAGTTCGGACATTCGGGTCGGCGTGGTGATCCAGAAGAACTGCCACCATATCGGGGGATACCATCTCGGCCGCAATGTGGAGTGGAGTTTTCCCAGCTGGTCCAGCGGGGTAGTTCACATCGGCTGCACCAAGCTCGAGCAAAGCTTTAACCACTTCCCGGCTACAATTCTCAACAGCATAATGTAGAGCTAATGCTTCGTCGAGATTGAGGCCCTCACCCATGACCATAAGCTTGACCAGCTCCACATCAGATGAGTCGAGAGCTCTTCTCATTCGACGAATTTTCTGGTCCTCGAGATCAGCCGCAGCACCAATAtcttggtggtggtggtgatggggCATTAGGGAACGGCGAGCAAGAGAGGACTTAAGTCGAAGCTCTTCGATCTTGGCAACCACATCGATGGGGAGGTGCTTGGCTAGGACTTCTGGTGGTAGGCCAGATTTGGCAACAAGGTGGGAACAGGTAGTCCAAAGCTGGTGCATGTCTTGCTTTCTTGAAGCTATTAGTACTTTCATTACATCTTCAATCGAGGCCTTCTCCACCATGCTTGCCAATTGCTTCTGCAACCCGTAAAAAGCAATAAACAAATATTCGTGAATGGAATTATTCAAAGCAAAATGATGTTTTGGAAGTTTTTGCACTGGAAAAAATGTGGGTTGTTTGTGCGAAATTAGCTTCTAACTGGTCCTTTATTTCTTTCCAATCTAAAACCAAATGGGGAAAGTTGAATATTTGGGAAAGATTTGGTGTGCTCACTGTGGAAGACAAGACTAGAGATGAACAACTATATATAGAAAGTATTGGGTATGCAgcataaagataaaagaaactCGATTAAGAGACTCAGAATGGCACATGAAATCAAGATAGACTTGTATGTGACACCAACAGCGACAAGAACACCTTACCCCCAtaaaaagtataagaaaaaatatggcCAAAGGGAGCAAATCTGGTTTGTATCTCAAgtgaagagaagaagagagaagaggattaaagaagaagaataagaaccCATGAACATGACATACGAAAATTGAAACAATTGTTGGAACGAAGGCTTTAAAAGAAACTGAAAAGGAGATATGCAGTTGCAGAAAAGAAAAGGTACTATGTCTCTATGATCAAGCACAACAGCTTCCAAGGGAGAAGATAAttataagttaataaataaaacaaaattttctgcCCAAAAACGAACCCACGGCACCCACCGACCCACTTCGTCAGACGAAGATGAAATTCGAAAAATAAAGGGCAAAAACCCACCTGAAAATCCCATCCCACTTCCCAAAACCAAACCCGGTAAATGTTGAAATAACCAAAACCCATAAGCGCTTAGTTGGACACAGTAATCAAGAGAGAGTGAacacaaagaaaacaaacaagcGATGATCAGCCATGGATCAAAAGAAGAGAAACCTGAGTGAGCAATGCAAGCTGTTCGACGCCGAAAGATCTAGCAGCAGCCAGAGTATCGAGAGCAAGATCAACGGCTGAAGTGCAATGCGTGTGCCAACACCCTCTCTCGCCACAATTAGGCCTGGGCTCATGCTTCTGGGGCACAATAGAGACTTGTCCACTGTACAAGAACTGCAACACCAACAAAAACACTTCATACCCCACTGAATTCACAGGTATCACGTGCGAATTCCCGCCCCTAGGCGACGTCGCCAACCCCGCCGCTGCCGAGCCCATCCTGGAACCCCCCGGGTCCAGCCCCGCCGGTGGGTCAGGTCCGCAAAAGAATTTCCTGAAAAAGAGGCTTCTCGCTGCCAAGATGCACCGGTGGGCATGTACCAATCGACCCTCCACATTGAAAGTTACATCGCTGAAGGCTTGGCCATTGATGAGCAGGTTTAGATAGTCCAGAGACAGAGATCTTAAGGAGTCTTCAAGGGTCATGGCTAGGGTTGATGATTTGCAGATGTAGATGGAGGAAAAAGACAGAGAGAAAGATGTGTATGGTTGTGGGGTTGATGCGCTAGAAGGCGATGAAGCTTAAGATGAGAAAGCACAGGCCAAGATAGGGATGGAGATGGAGAGAGATAGAGAAAAGCTCGGTGCTttcatctctttctctctacTCTTTGACGATGTACTGTTATTTCTTGTGAGATTCTCTCGATGGAGTGGTGTGGTGTGGTGTGGTGTATTGTAGTGAGATATTTTGAGAGAGGgaaaagagggagagagaaagagagagagggcgAGACTTGAGAGAGAGCAATTTGGGTGGCCATTCTATGCGGCtgtggtatttaaaaaaaagaaaaaaataaaaaacaagatataataattaattaaaaatggagaatgcaaaataaataaataaataaattgatgggTAAAGAAttaggaaatgaaaatttttattcatcatAATCAGTGCTGCACTTTGTCTTTATTGGGAACTATACACAATTCCAAAATTTACAGTCGTTCTTCAAAAcaattatagtttttatttcagAAAatcattaacttttttttaactaaaaaaaaagtataaaattccCCTCCTGTTAAGACCGTCAGTCAGCTCTTCATGGTTCTACTTTTCTAACCTCTTGCCAACATGTACAGGATACAGATAGATAACCCTCGTTCATGAATCATACTCATATATGTGGGAGTAGGTTTTGCTGGACTCTTCCCACTGTAGCTCCTAGGTGATATTTTTAGAGCATCACAGCAAGTATAGGGTGCCTTGGACcacgaaaaataataatattgatgatgatgatgatgatgataaccTTCTGGCCTCTCTACCTCTTGGAGCCCAAAAAAAGATCCTAACTTACACCTACTACAGTCAGGGACAATCTTTTTATAAAGACatgttctaatattttttttgttttagatcTTGTTGTTACAAGCAGTGATGTGAAAACGGAGCTCAAAAGGTTGAGATGCAGTGCAATTAGGTTTTGGATTCAAATTTTGGCCCTCTGggcattttctcttctttatgATCAGCCAATCctcgggaaaaaaaaaatgggtagtGACCAATTATAATTAGTCAAAAAATGGTTACAGTGAATCtcccaaaaggaaaaatggttcCGAAGCACCATCTTTTTGGATAAGATCACTGAAAAGCGGTCAAATAGTTCCAATCATGAAAATGATCCATTTTAATGTAGAACAACTCAgttgagaatttgaatttgttCAGGGAAGATGCTATTTATGATTTGTTGATGTGATATATGATTATTAAATCCAGATAATTAAAGATAGCAAGAAGATTTGATTAATAAAGAAATGTAATAGTGTTAAGAATTTTTCCCCAAATAGATTTAATATCTGTTGCTGCTTTATTACCTGATCAAAATAGGCATATGTTTGATTCTCTATTAGAAAACTGCAGCTGAACTCCTATTAATTAACATTTGTACTAATAAACTATTTAGCAGTAGGCTATAGCTTAAAGTTTTGAATTCAAAGGAAAAGGATTCAGTTTTCATTCATTGAAGGTCATGCATCCACTTTGACTtgtatttgaaaagaaaaagaaaaaaaaaagaagcttaaAATACTGTACCTGGAGTCCTGGACTGTGATTTTGAGATAATTAAGAAGATGCAGTTGGAAAGTGGGAAAGAAAGGTCGTGGGAGAAGCCGTGCCCGGCCACTTTAACTTGATGCAGTCGACACCCCATAACTTATTTTCTTACACAGAATAGTTCCACTTTATGATTAATTGAACAgtaatagaatttaattttctaaggCAGGACATATGGAAAGAAGATCTTCACTGCCAAGCCCCAACAGACTGTTATAAACTTCCAAattcaaaagggaaaataaGTAGACAAAAATCGGAAGAGATTAGATGGAAGAGAAAATTAAGAGGGGGGAAGAAAAGAGGTGGGCGTGGGGAAGCGTGTGGGGCGGGTCTTGGGGGGAGACATGGGGAGTGGTGCCACTCTGAGTGAATAGAGAGGAACAGTGTGTGGAGGTGCACGTGAGACTAACACTTGGCACGTGTAAAGTGGGAGTGATTGTAACTGTTAGTGGGCAGTATTTATAGTAGGGTAGTGAGTGAGTGAGAGTGTGAAGGACTGATGGAGTGAAAGAAGCTGTTGTTTtgccctcctctctctctctctcattacAAAATCCCATCGATTGACAACACATCACTGACTGTCTTATGATTTCAAGACCTCCGATTTGACATTTGACTTGTCTTTTCACCCCCCCACCTCTCCCCCTTCCCCCTCTCCCCCTCTCCCATTTATTCTCCCTCCGTACTCTATActcccttctttctttttttctctctctttctacaTGTCTCTGATCTCATCGTCCCCGACGTACTCCTTCCAAGCTCCCCCATTTCTCAATACCTAGCCCATCTAGATATGGTGGTACCATGGAAAACTGGAATGGTTTGGTTCTCCCGATTTGGTCCTCCCATGAAGAGTGCGCGCAAACGCTACTCTACCACCATGATAAACAAATAATACCACAATGATTTGGGCACTTTTTAGGCTAATTTCATTTTCAGATGAAGGAACCGGAAATGAACTTAATTTACAATagcaaatttcattaaaaggaaTTGGCGTACAGGAGGCTGAAATGAGTTTGCTCAGATGAGGACGATCCCTTAATGCCCCATGCACATGTACCAATCTGAAAATCTCACTCGAAACGACTTTACAGACCTTCCCACTCTTTTCTGGGTAAATGGGAATTTATTCTCTCACCCGGACAAGTTGATAGAATCACAAACATTCAGCGACGCCCATTATTCTACATTAACACACACACTCAATTTAAGGATATTTCTCTTTTGATAAAAGCCATTTTCCTATTGTAAATATAGTACTTTTAAAAGCAATGTGTTTAGCATTCCTAGATTTTATGTATCATGATTAccaacaagaaaaggaaaaggttgAATTATGGAATATTCGTTCTCAAAATAAAAGTAACTTAGATCTGTAAAATCTCAAGGCATCCAACATGGCATACCATAAACCTAATCAactacaaataattaaaataaaataaaaatatgcaagTTGCGGTATTTGTGGCTTTTCCATGTTTTTGTATGGTGTCAGAATTTTCC from Vitis riparia cultivar Riparia Gloire de Montpellier isolate 1030 chromosome 8, EGFV_Vit.rip_1.0, whole genome shotgun sequence includes the following:
- the LOC117921328 gene encoding BTB/POZ domain and ankyrin repeat-containing protein NOOT2 — its product is MTLEDSLRSLSLDYLNLLINGQAFSDVTFNVEGRLVHAHRCILAARSLFFRKFFCGPDPPAGLDPGGSRMGSAAAGLATSPRGGNSHVIPVNSVGYEVFLLVLQFLYSGQVSIVPQKHEPRPNCGERGCWHTHCTSAVDLALDTLAAARSFGVEQLALLTQKQLASMVEKASIEDVMKVLIASRKQDMHQLWTTCSHLVAKSGLPPEVLAKHLPIDVVAKIEELRLKSSLARRSLMPHHHHHQDIGAAADLEDQKIRRMRRALDSSDVELVKLMVMGEGLNLDEALALHYAVENCSREVVKALLELGAADVNYPAGPAGKTPLHIAAEMVSPDMVAVLLDHHADPNVRTVDGVTPLDVLRTLTSDFLFKGAVPGLTHIEPNKLRLCLELVQSAALVLSREEGSANAPSSTTIYPPMSDDHHSSSSSSNMASLNLDSRLVYLNLGATGSGQMGSRMDREDDVSHNNQREAMNRHGSQGGCDTSMYHHSHEY